The nucleotide sequence CACAAATCCAAACATCTCAGAACGATGACCACAAGCAAGACAGTGAAACTGCATCTCAGTCATCTCTTGTGCTCCTGTAgaacttcgcccattcctaatatGAGAATCACGCAACCCACATTCTGTGTGGCACCAGTGGAGGCAGATATCACAGCCCACCCAGCTACAAGTATTAGCTGCATTGTCAAACTTGGAGCACACAAGACACATGCATGCGCTGCAGAAACCATTCTTCTGTAAACAAACTTTGCAGTCACAATCATCAACAGGCAAAATACTCTGGCAAGCAAGATTGCAgcacttcatatttaaaaatatctcAACAAAATCAGATGATGAGATGTTATTTGCCCTCTGAATGAAATCTGGAAGACCTGTTTTTATAGCTACCAAGATCTCCAGAAGAACACGAGGGCATTTGGACAGTGTTTCCATAGTCATGTCAGACCTCCTCTTAAGTGCCTCCTGAAATGCATGTATTTGCCCACTTTTATCTGCACTAGCAATCATCTCACAAATGGTTTCCTTCAGGTATGCTATGGAGTGCACCGTCATTCCTTGAAGCATCCTGCCCATTAGATGTAAAGGTTCTGCCACaattttggagacaatgctCTCAATGACACCAGAACCATTAAGGGCAAGCAGTTCACCATCCTGTTGCTCACTCTTAAAAAGGCTACTGCTGCTTCTCTCTCTTGTGAGCACCCTCTTGTCCTTACTGTGTTCTGACCTAGTATCGTGAGAGCCGTGACTCTGTGTAGGGGACAACTGTCTTGGAAGACTTGGCTGCCTTGAGAGGCCATCGGACTTCAACTGATGTTGCCTGTTCAAAGAATTAAGTGAATTCTGCGAAGCATGACCATTCAGCAGTATTCTCTGGAAGAGTGGCGCAGCTCCTCCCTTCTGTTTAGTCTCATTTGAAACCTGAGCATGCCATGTGGTACCATTAGAAACCTGAGCATGCCATGTGGTACCATTGCAAACCTGATCCACTCCTTGAAAAATAGGATGGCTACCAACCGACTGTTCATAATTATCCATTGAATTCTGCGTGAGGGAACAACTAGGATTGTGAACAAATGGCTGAGAACTTGTGACTGAAATCGAAGTTGTGAACCCATCTGAGTTTGCCCAGAAAGAGGATGGCAAAGACTGGATGCTTTTTCCGTGGCTAGGAGAATCAGGTTTTGGCTTTGGCTGTTTCATTGTATGATCTGACAAGACACCTGGCAAACTAAGAGAGAGATCAAGTGGCTCCATTTTGAGTTTCTCATCTTTATGCTTGCCAATAACAACCCCGCCACTGTGTGCTTTCTCACGTTGACTAACATCAGAGTGGAAGACAAGCTCAAAGCCTCTTCCACTGGGGCCCTCCATGGCATCATCAATGTTGATTGAATTTGCTTGGCTGGAGACAGAAATTGCTAGGCTCTTGCCCTTGTCCTTGTAATCCTCCTTCACCTTGTCTGACATCAGCTCCAGAGTCACTTCCTCCTGATTACTCTCCCCAACAAATTCCTTACTCGAATCAAACAGACCAACAGCACGTTCTGGTTCGGCCTCAAGATCGatatctcttccttctttctgcACAACCTCAAGGTTTATAGttgtctcttttttctttcttccctcagTTTCAGCTTCCACGGCCTGGTTTTCTCCTCTATCCTCCTCTGTTTTGTTTTCTGGATGAGGGCAAACAGAAGACACTGTTCCTTTCCCTTCCGCTTCACCTACCTGCTCTTCATCACAGCCTTTCATTTCCAGGCCTTGGGAAGGTAAAGAAATGCTCTCTTCCTGAGGGACTCCCTGTTCCTCCCCACATGATTTACCTTCTACTTTATGACCATCAACATTGTcatcttttccttctccttctccttcctctcttttcttctcttcaaaTTCCTCAACCGAGTCATGATGGTGATCTACAGCCTGCTCAGCTGCATTTACTTCATCCATTGCTTCACCTACATTTACTTCATCCATTGCCACATCTGTtgccttcctttcttccttcccacCACTATCACTCGCACCATCAGACTCTAACTTACTTTCACTAGCTATCATTTCTTTCTTCTCGGAACTTATTTCTGGTATACCAGTGCATTCAGCTTCTCTATCCTTACAATTTTCTGATTCAGTTCGCTCTGGCATCTTGGTATGATGCGAAGGTTCAGCTACAGGATCAGTttctggatctggatctggtTCGAGCTCTCCTTCTTCCATCTCACTACTGCTACAGCTATCTCTGCACGGCTTCTCTGCCTTCGTTATCTCATTTTTCCTGGACTGCTCAGAACTCGAGGTTTCCCTGGACCTCGTCTTCCCTCTACGATCCTCGGAGGAAGTGGCATGGCTTCCTCCTTTCCCCACAGAATCCGAATCCATAGCTGGCGATCTCCTCTCCTCATGAGCAGCCGCCtcgttctccctctccttcccacTGATTGTTCTCCGCCACGACGAACCGCTGCTCCCCTCCCGCCTTGACCGGTCCCTCTCCGACCTGAATCCCTTGGGAAATTCCCTCCTCAGCCCTGAGAAGCTCTCCGACCGGTACAGACGGTCACTAGCCCCATACAGCCCACGCGGAGAGGACGACACCTGCATCGGCCGGTCGCAGGCATCCCGGTACCGATCAAACCCCTTCCGCCGCTCAAATCCGTCCCCTTCATGATCGAGCCTCTTCCGAAGAGATCTGGAAGACTCCCGGTCATCATCAAGAGACCGATCATACATCGATGACGACGAGCCTCTCCGCAAGCTGTCAGTCTTGTAGTAGAACCGACGATGCGAGGACAATCGCTCCGCATCTTGATCCCGTCTTGGCCAGTCCTTAAAAACCCCCTTCTCGCCCACGTCCTCGTCGGCGTCTTCTCCGTACGATCTCAGCCTCTTCATTTAGATAACAAACAGCTGATCAAAATGGACGAAGAAACACTACCTTTCAAGATCCAACCGGGGTTTGCTCGCCAGAATCCTAAGCTTCCCAAAACCCTAAATTTCCTCAGAAACAACCGAACGAGGGAGGAACTCAAGACCCTAGCAAGCGAGCCAGCCGGCGACGAGCGGATCGGGGGGTGGGGGGCGGCGGATAGGGGAGGTGGGGGGCGAAAAAGGGAGGGAATTTCTGGCGGCGGAGGCGGGGGAGGGGCCGGAAACTCCCATTGAAGGCGAGAGGCGGGTGCTTGTTGGGGGATGAATAGAAAGAGAGAGCGTATAAGAATAAAAGGCGTGTCTAAGGAgggcttcttttctctctcctcatCTCACCCTCAGTCAACGTAGTCATTAATTGTGAGAGGGTAGTTCTCGTAACTCACCGCCCAAGGAGTCCTCTATCCTAATCTCAACCGTCCGACTCTCCGGACGTGGACCTAACGATCCAGATGACCCTCGTTTCCCCTTGCACTTGGGGTTCGTACGATGGCGCCCGTGGGAGAGGCGGTGGGGGGGCGGTTTGTCGCGCCTGCAGCTTTGACGCGACGAAATGGTAATTGGCTAATTATATGGACTCCTGAACACAAAATAGCTAGGATATCAAATAGCTGCTCGCCACGTGCATGTTTGAACCCGGAATCCAGTTGGTGCACGAAATGCTCCGTGAAAGGAGGGAAGACAGCCGCTGGGTTTTCCTGCAACTTTCCCCTTTGACGGGCTGTTCTTTTTGACTAGGCTGACAGCTTTTGCTTGACGCATTGAGACTATCGAAATGACTTTTTTGACTCGCCAGCGCCTTCCATCACTGtccttttttgaaaattttttcaCTAACTGACTCAATTGATGATTATAAAAGAGTGACccaattttttagcaaaaaaagagTGACCCAATTACTTGGTTCAGAGAGCCGACGGCGGCTTCCAGCTCCATGACCCGTGTTTCGCTCCTTTGAAATGTGGACATTAGCGGTAGGCCGGGTTGGGTGGTCCGTCAGTTGTCAAGCGATGGCATCTTGGGCTGGACCACAAGGCCGCGCCATGCTAAAATCTAGAGGCAAGTACAACTACAAGTTGAACACCTCCGCTTTCATTCGGTGAAGCGACAAACGGCCCTCCCTATCAGGCGATCACCAGGATAAATttttatgtatgcatgtatatcctgTAGATATTTGAAGAATAATTTATAACTATATACACATAAATAGTAAATTTatgaagatatatatatatatatatatatatatatactattttaaatatttataaaggtATACACATACCAAATTTGGGGTAGAGGTAGTTATCCTTGATAATTTGGTCAAAGCATGAAAGTATACACCAAATTAACAAATGATTGCCTAGCCATGCTTTTTATAGGCTATAAAAATAGACGATTTAAAGCAACATTAAAAAGCAACCAAGATGTAAATCATTGAGGCT is from Phoenix dactylifera cultivar Barhee BC4 chromosome 6, palm_55x_up_171113_PBpolish2nd_filt_p, whole genome shotgun sequence and encodes:
- the LOC103715737 gene encoding protein OBERON 4-like isoform X3, coding for MKRLRSYGEDADEDVGEKGVFKDWPRRDQDAERLSSHRRFYYKTDSLRRGSSSSMYDRSLDDDRESSRSLRKRLDHEGDGFERRKGFDRYRDACDRPMQVSSSPRGLYGASDRLYRSESFSGLRREFPKGFRSERDRSRREGSSGSSWRRTISGKERENEAAAHEERRSPAMDSDSVGKGGSHATSSEDRRGKTRSRETSSSEQSRKNEITKAEKPCRDSCSSSEMEEGELEPDPDPETDPVAEPENCKDREAECTGIPEISSEKKEMIASESKLESDGASDSGGKEERKATDVAMDEVNVGEAMDEVNAAEQAVDHHHDSVEEFEEKKREEGEGEGKDDNVDGHKVEGKSCGEEQGVPQEESISLPSQGLEMKGCDEEQVGEAEGKGTVSSVCPHPENKTEEDRGENQAVEAETEGRKKKETTINLEVVQKEGRDIDLEAEPERAVGLFDSSKEFVGESNQEEVTLELMSDKVKEDYKDKGKSLAISVSSQANSINIDDAMEGPSGRGFELVFHSDVSQREKAHSGGVVIGKHKDEKLKMEPLDLSLSLPGVLSDHTMKQPKPKPDSPSHGKSIQSLPSSFWANSDGFTTSISVTSSQPFVHNPSCSLTQNSMDNYEQSVGSHPIFQGVDQVCNGTTWHAQVSNGTTWHAQVSNETKQKGGAAPLFQRILLNGHASQNSLNSLNRQHQLKSDGLSRQPSLPRQLSPTQSHGSHDTRSEHSKDKRVLTRERSSSSLFKSEQQDGELLALNGSGVIESIVSKIVAEPLHLMGRMLQGMTVHSIAYLKETICEMIASADKSGQIHAFQEALKRRSDMTMETLSKCPRVLLEILVAIKTGLPDFIQRANNISSSDFVEIFLNMKCCNLACQSILPVDDCDCKVCLQKNGFCSACMCLVCSKFDNAANTCSWVGCDICLHWCHTECGLRDSHIRNGRSSTGAQEMTEMQFHCLACGHRSEMFGFVKEVFKTCAKDWKVETLAKELQYVKRIFTTSNDVRGKKLHDVAEQMLMRLEDKANHSKVINYVMSFLSDSESNGSSSPSIFPPKGSSRNDAEGSNGIAGSSKEKTRLPSVPSEKIPHLETAGLLSVVDHERVGQQTRDAELQKNHEKKPVTDELESVVKFKQAEAKMYQERADDARREAENLKRIAIAKNVKIEEDYASRIAKLRLVEAEERRRQKLKELQVIERAHLEYFNMKMRMEADIKDLLLKMEAAKRNFNA
- the LOC103715737 gene encoding protein OBERON 4-like isoform X2, with amino-acid sequence MKRLRSYGEDADEDVGEKGVFKDWPRRDQDAERLSSHRRFYYKTDSLRRGSSSSMYDRSLDDDRESSRSLRKRLDHEGDGFERRKGFDRYRDACDRPMQVSSSPRGLYGASDRLYRSESFSGLRREFPKGFRSERDRSRREGSSGSSWRRTISGKERENEAAAHEERRSPAMDSDSVGKGGSHATSSEDRRGKTRSRETSSSEQSRKNEITKAEKPCRDSCSSSEMEEGELEPDPDPETDPVAEPSHHTKMPERTESENCKDREAECTGIPEISSEKKEMIASESKLESDGASDSGGKEERKATDVAMDEVNVGEAMDEVNAAEQAVDHHHDSVEEFEEKKREEGEGEGKDDNVDGHKVEGKSCGEEQGVPQEESISLPSQGLEMKGCDEEQVGEAEGKGTVSSVCPHPENKTEEDRGENQAVEAETEGRKKKETTINLEVVQKEGRDIDLEAEPERAVGLFDSSKEFVGESNQEEVTLELMSDKVKEDYKDKGKSLAISVSSQANSINIDDAMEGPSGRGFELVFHSDVSQREKAHSGGVVIGKHKDEKLKMEPLDLSLSLPGVLSDHTMKQPKPKPDSPSHGKSIQSLPSSFWANSDGFTTSISVTSSQPFVHNPSCSLTQNSMDNYEQSVGSHPIFQGVDQVCNGTTWHAQVSNETKQKGGAAPLFQRILLNGHASQNSLNSLNRQHQLKSDGLSRQPSLPRQLSPTQSHGSHDTRSEHSKDKRVLTRERSSSSLFKSEQQDGELLALNGSGVIESIVSKIVAEPLHLMGRMLQGMTVHSIAYLKETICEMIASADKSGQIHAFQEALKRRSDMTMETLSKCPRVLLEILVAIKTGLPDFIQRANNISSSDFVEIFLNMKCCNLACQSILPVDDCDCKVCLQKNGFCSACMCLVCSKFDNAANTCSWVGCDICLHWCHTECGLRDSHIRNGRSSTGAQEMTEMQFHCLACGHRSEMFGFVKEVFKTCAKDWKVETLAKELQYVKRIFTTSNDVRGKKLHDVAEQMLMRLEDKANHSKVINYVMSFLSDSESNGSSSPSIFPPKGSSRNDAEGSNGIAGSSKEKTRLPSVPSEKIPHLETAGLLSVVDHERVGQQTRDAELQKNHEKKPVTDELESVVKFKQAEAKMYQERADDARREAENLKRIAIAKNVKIEEDYASRIAKLRLVEAEERRRQKLKELQVIERAHLEYFNMKMRMEADIKDLLLKMEAAKRNFNA
- the LOC103715737 gene encoding protein OBERON 4-like isoform X1, giving the protein MKRLRSYGEDADEDVGEKGVFKDWPRRDQDAERLSSHRRFYYKTDSLRRGSSSSMYDRSLDDDRESSRSLRKRLDHEGDGFERRKGFDRYRDACDRPMQVSSSPRGLYGASDRLYRSESFSGLRREFPKGFRSERDRSRREGSSGSSWRRTISGKERENEAAAHEERRSPAMDSDSVGKGGSHATSSEDRRGKTRSRETSSSEQSRKNEITKAEKPCRDSCSSSEMEEGELEPDPDPETDPVAEPSHHTKMPERTESENCKDREAECTGIPEISSEKKEMIASESKLESDGASDSGGKEERKATDVAMDEVNVGEAMDEVNAAEQAVDHHHDSVEEFEEKKREEGEGEGKDDNVDGHKVEGKSCGEEQGVPQEESISLPSQGLEMKGCDEEQVGEAEGKGTVSSVCPHPENKTEEDRGENQAVEAETEGRKKKETTINLEVVQKEGRDIDLEAEPERAVGLFDSSKEFVGESNQEEVTLELMSDKVKEDYKDKGKSLAISVSSQANSINIDDAMEGPSGRGFELVFHSDVSQREKAHSGGVVIGKHKDEKLKMEPLDLSLSLPGVLSDHTMKQPKPKPDSPSHGKSIQSLPSSFWANSDGFTTSISVTSSQPFVHNPSCSLTQNSMDNYEQSVGSHPIFQGVDQVCNGTTWHAQVSNGTTWHAQVSNETKQKGGAAPLFQRILLNGHASQNSLNSLNRQHQLKSDGLSRQPSLPRQLSPTQSHGSHDTRSEHSKDKRVLTRERSSSSLFKSEQQDGELLALNGSGVIESIVSKIVAEPLHLMGRMLQGMTVHSIAYLKETICEMIASADKSGQIHAFQEALKRRSDMTMETLSKCPRVLLEILVAIKTGLPDFIQRANNISSSDFVEIFLNMKCCNLACQSILPVDDCDCKVCLQKNGFCSACMCLVCSKFDNAANTCSWVGCDICLHWCHTECGLRDSHIRNGRSSTGAQEMTEMQFHCLACGHRSEMFGFVKEVFKTCAKDWKVETLAKELQYVKRIFTTSNDVRGKKLHDVAEQMLMRLEDKANHSKVINYVMSFLSDSESNGSSSPSIFPPKGSSRNDAEGSNGIAGSSKEKTRLPSVPSEKIPHLETAGLLSVVDHERVGQQTRDAELQKNHEKKPVTDELESVVKFKQAEAKMYQERADDARREAENLKRIAIAKNVKIEEDYASRIAKLRLVEAEERRRQKLKELQVIERAHLEYFNMKMRMEADIKDLLLKMEAAKRNFNA